CGGATTTCGCCTCGGGGCGGCACGCGCGCCGCGATCGGGCGGACCTCTCGCGGCTCTACGCCGTGGAAGCCACGCCGTCGCTCGCCGGCGCGGCCGCCGACCATCGGCTCGCCGCCCGGCCGGCCGTCGTCGGCGGAATCGCGGCCGCGGTCGCGGCGGCGGTGGGCGCCGGGGGAGCGGGCGCGGCCGGATTGCCGCCCGAGGCCGCGAAGTTCGCCGCCGCCGCCGCGAAGGACCTCGCCGCGCACCGCGGAGCGTCGCTCGTCGTCGCGGGCGAGGGACAGCCGCCGGAAGTCCACGCGCTCGTGCACGCGATCAACGGCGCGCTCGGGAACGCCGGCACGACGGTCGAGTACACCGATCCGGTCGAGGTCGATCCGGTCGTGCAGCTCGATTCCCTCCGGGATCTCGTCGGGGAGATGAACGCCGGCCACGTCCAGCTCCTCGTGATCCTCGGCGGCAACCCGGTCTTCACCGCGCCGGCGGACCTCGACTTCCGCAAGGCGCTGACGAAAGTTCCGTCGGCCGTTCGCCTCGGGTTCTGGGAAGACGAGACGTCCGAGTGGTGCCGCTGGAACGTACCGATGACGCACGCCCTCGAGACGTGGACCGATCTCCGCGCGTTCGACGGGACGATCACGATCGTCCAGCCGCTGATCGCGCCGCTCTACCAGGGAAAATCGGAGCACGAGCTCCTCTCGGCGCTCGCGGGCGATCCCGACCGGACGAGCCACGACATCGTCAAGGACTCGTGGAGCGGCCGCCACGCGGGCGCCGATTTCGACGGATTCTGGCGCAAGTCGCTGCACGACGGATTCGTGGCGGAAACGGCGCTCCCCGCGATCGTCGTGTCCGCCTCGGCGCGTCCGGCCGCCGCGGCCGCCGCGCCGCCGCCCTCCGGGCTCGACGTCGTTTTCCGGCCGGACCCGACGATCTGGGACGGCGAGTGGGCGAACAACGGATGGATGCAGGAGCTGCCGAAGCCCCTCACCCGCCTGACGTGGGACAACGCGATCCTCGTTTCGCCCGCGACGGCGGCCCGCCTCGGCGTCGCATCGGAAGACGCGGTGTCGGTCTCCGCGGAAGGTCGATCGGTCCGCGGTCCGGTGCTCGTCCTGCCCGGCCACCCGGACGACGCGCTGACGCTGCACCTCGGCTACGGGCGGCGCCGCACGGGCACGGTCGGGCGCGGCGCCGGATTCGACGCGTTCGCGCTGCGCGGATCGGAGGCGCTCTGGACGCTTTCCGGCGCGTCGGTCGCGAAGACGGGGGGCACGTGGCGCCTCGCGTCGATCCAGCTCCACAACACCATGGACGGGCGCCATCTCGTGCGCGCCGCGACCGTCGAGAAGTTCCGGGCGGATCCGGAATTCGCGAAGCGGCTCGCCGAGGACCCCGAGAAGAGCGACTCCCTCTATCCGGCGTTCCCGACCGAGCTCCCCGGGAAAGATCCGGCGTGGGGGATGGCGATCGACCTGAACACGTGCATCGGATGCGCGGCGTGCGTCGTCGCGTGCCAGGCGGAGAACAACAGCCCGGTCGTCGGGAAGGATCAGGTCCTCCGCGGCCACGAGATGCACTGGCTCCGGATCGACCGTTACTACCAGGGGGGCCTCGAGAACCCGAAGACGTATTTCGAGCCGGTCGCCTGCATGCACTGCGAAAAGGCGCCCTGCGAGGTCGTCTGTCCCGTCGGCGCGACCGTTCACAGCCCCGAAGGCCTGAACGAGATGATCTACAACCGGTGCGTCGGCACCCGGTACTGCTCGAACAACTGCCCG
This is a stretch of genomic DNA from Thermoanaerobaculia bacterium. It encodes these proteins:
- a CDS encoding TAT-variant-translocated molybdopterin oxidoreductase, whose product is MSERPPIDLDAVRAKLAASAGPEYWRGLEELAETPEFQDLLAHEFPENAEQWGADPVSRRRFLQLMSASLALAGLAACTRQPEEKIVPYIDQPEEIVPGKPLFFATAVPWRGYAMPVVVESHMGRPTKIEGNPGHPAVPAGGTDAFTQASILNLYDPDRAQVVKHAGTIASWESFVAALAPLLDAQRASRGAGFRLLTGTVTSPTLGAQIQALLSAMPAAKWHRWDGIPGDAARAGARSAFGRDVASRYRFDRARVVLSLDSDFLCGDPGSVRYAADFASGRHARRDRADLSRLYAVEATPSLAGAAADHRLAARPAVVGGIAAAVAAAVGAGGAGAAGLPPEAAKFAAAAAKDLAAHRGASLVVAGEGQPPEVHALVHAINGALGNAGTTVEYTDPVEVDPVVQLDSLRDLVGEMNAGHVQLLVILGGNPVFTAPADLDFRKALTKVPSAVRLGFWEDETSEWCRWNVPMTHALETWTDLRAFDGTITIVQPLIAPLYQGKSEHELLSALAGDPDRTSHDIVKDSWSGRHAGADFDGFWRKSLHDGFVAETALPAIVVSASARPAAAAAAPPPSGLDVVFRPDPTIWDGEWANNGWMQELPKPLTRLTWDNAILVSPATAARLGVASEDAVSVSAEGRSVRGPVLVLPGHPDDALTLHLGYGRRRTGTVGRGAGFDAFALRGSEALWTLSGASVAKTGGTWRLASIQLHNTMDGRHLVRAATVEKFRADPEFAKRLAEDPEKSDSLYPAFPTELPGKDPAWGMAIDLNTCIGCAACVVACQAENNSPVVGKDQVLRGHEMHWLRIDRYYQGGLENPKTYFEPVACMHCEKAPCEVVCPVGATVHSPEGLNEMIYNRCVGTRYCSNNCPYKVRRFNFLQYSDAKTPSLRLQKNPDVTVRSRGVMEKCSYCVQRISSARIEAEKTNAPIRDGAIQTACQQACPAGAIVFGNVHDRESRVAAMKAEPLSYGLLTELNTRPRTTYLAKIWNPNPELGEA